Proteins from a genomic interval of Arachis hypogaea cultivar Tifrunner chromosome 10, arahy.Tifrunner.gnm2.J5K5, whole genome shotgun sequence:
- the LOC112715448 gene encoding replication protein A 70 kDa DNA-binding subunit A isoform X2, which yields MSYFAVVSNQGSYRATKHEFKLIFLFRTTVTTIPDDIIPKSCFSIYPFEDILQMSQDHDYLVDVIGLLTLVGEEKNYDRDGKTVKMVVVELSSQKMMLRCALFGEYVDQLNDFLASGYVEQPVVIVQLAKIKLFRGQPGLQNVMKATKIYFNPDLSEVIDFRKSMVEQGINGTQPLFIANEGKSVSLEDDFMRLTRRSTIDQLHDNKEDGSFVIMGTITDIVEEGCWWYSTCVCGKAVYPESGVYFCDLCMHHVTNVIPRFRLKVAVSDHTGQGIFILFDRETAYLLKKACADLFNEVQKEPTVLCGDSYPITFKTLEGKKVILKVDTKSLGIDKYFGTFRVKRICDDPTIISMFELAENENEVTPVKDAHVPGIGLDIGEPSYT from the exons ATGAGTTATTTTGCTGTTGTTTCAAACCAAGGCTCTTATAGAGCTACAAAGCATGAGTTCAAACTCATTTTTCTATTTCGTACAACAGTGACAACAATTCCTGATGATATAATACCCAAGTCTTGTTTTTCTATATATCCCTTTGAAGACATATTGCAAATGAGTCAGGATCATGACTATTTAGTTG ATGTAATTGGTCTTTTGACATTGGTTGGGGAAGAGAAAAACTATGACAGGGATGGTAAAACGGTTAAGATGGTTGTTGTCGAACTTTCTTCACAAAA GATGATGCTGCGATGCGCATTATTTGGAGAGTACGTGGACCAGTTAAATGATTTTCTTGCTTCTGGTTATGTTGAGCAACCGGTTGTCATTGTTCAACTTGCTAAGATTAAACTTTTTCGAG GTCAACCTGGTCTCCAGAATGTTATGAAAGCAACAAAAATTTACTTTAATCCTGATTTGTCAGAAgttattgattttcgaaaaag CATGGTCGAACAAGGAATTAATGGCACTCAACCTTTATTCATTGCGAATGAGGGAAAATCCGTTTCATTGGAGGATGACTTCATGCGCCTAACTAGGCGATCCACAATAGATCAATTACATGATAACAAAGAG GATGGGAGTTTTGTTATTATGGGTACTATCACTGATATTGTTGAAGAGGGCTGTTGGTGGTATTCCACTTGTGTGTGTGGAAAGGCAGTTTATCCTGAGTCTGGGGTCTATTTCTGTGAtctttgcatgcatcatgtgacAAATGTGATTCCAAG GTTCAGACTTAAAGTAGCAGTTTCTGATCATACTGGACAGGGCATATTCATTTTGTTTGATCGTGAAACAGCTTATTTGCTTAAAAAAGCATGTGCTGACCTTTTTAATGAAGTCCAAAAGGAGCCAACT GTTCTGTGTGGAGATAGCTATCCTATTACATTTAAAACTTTAGAGGGTAAAAAAGTTATACTAAAAGTAGATACCAAGTCCCTTGGTATAGACAAATACTTTGGAACCTTTCGTGTAAAAAGGATATGTGATGACCCAACTATTATTTCTATGTTTGAGCTTGCTGAGAATGAGAACGAAGTGACACCTGTCAAg GATGCACATGTTCCTGGGATTGGTTTGGACATAGGTGAACCCTCTTATACATAG
- the LOC112715448 gene encoding replication protein A 70 kDa DNA-binding subunit A isoform X1: MSYFAVVSNQGSYRATKHEFKLIFLFRTTVTTIPDDIIPKSCFSIYPFEDILQMSQDHDYLVDVIGLLTLVGEEKNYDRDGKTVKMVVVELSSQKMMLRCALFGEYVDQLNDFLASGYVEQPVVIVQLAKIKLFRGQPGLQNVMKATKIYFNPDLSEVIDFRKSMVEQGINGTQPLFIANEGKSVSLEDDFMRLTRRSTIDQLHDNKEDGSFVIMGTITDIVEEGCWWYSTCVCGKAVYPESGVYFCDLCMHHVTNVIPRFRLKVAVSDHTGQGIFILFDRETAYLLKKACADLFNEVQKEPTVLCGDSYPITFKTLEGKKVILKVDTKSLGIDKYFGTFRVKRICDDPTIISMFELAENENEVTPVKVLLFYSSLLFLYSLILLFFYYIALA, encoded by the exons ATGAGTTATTTTGCTGTTGTTTCAAACCAAGGCTCTTATAGAGCTACAAAGCATGAGTTCAAACTCATTTTTCTATTTCGTACAACAGTGACAACAATTCCTGATGATATAATACCCAAGTCTTGTTTTTCTATATATCCCTTTGAAGACATATTGCAAATGAGTCAGGATCATGACTATTTAGTTG ATGTAATTGGTCTTTTGACATTGGTTGGGGAAGAGAAAAACTATGACAGGGATGGTAAAACGGTTAAGATGGTTGTTGTCGAACTTTCTTCACAAAA GATGATGCTGCGATGCGCATTATTTGGAGAGTACGTGGACCAGTTAAATGATTTTCTTGCTTCTGGTTATGTTGAGCAACCGGTTGTCATTGTTCAACTTGCTAAGATTAAACTTTTTCGAG GTCAACCTGGTCTCCAGAATGTTATGAAAGCAACAAAAATTTACTTTAATCCTGATTTGTCAGAAgttattgattttcgaaaaag CATGGTCGAACAAGGAATTAATGGCACTCAACCTTTATTCATTGCGAATGAGGGAAAATCCGTTTCATTGGAGGATGACTTCATGCGCCTAACTAGGCGATCCACAATAGATCAATTACATGATAACAAAGAG GATGGGAGTTTTGTTATTATGGGTACTATCACTGATATTGTTGAAGAGGGCTGTTGGTGGTATTCCACTTGTGTGTGTGGAAAGGCAGTTTATCCTGAGTCTGGGGTCTATTTCTGTGAtctttgcatgcatcatgtgacAAATGTGATTCCAAG GTTCAGACTTAAAGTAGCAGTTTCTGATCATACTGGACAGGGCATATTCATTTTGTTTGATCGTGAAACAGCTTATTTGCTTAAAAAAGCATGTGCTGACCTTTTTAATGAAGTCCAAAAGGAGCCAACT GTTCTGTGTGGAGATAGCTATCCTATTACATTTAAAACTTTAGAGGGTAAAAAAGTTATACTAAAAGTAGATACCAAGTCCCTTGGTATAGACAAATACTTTGGAACCTTTCGTGTAAAAAGGATATGTGATGACCCAACTATTATTTCTATGTTTGAGCTTGCTGAGAATGAGAACGAAGTGACACCTGTCAAggttcttcttttttattcttctttgctttttctttattctttgattcttttatttttttattacattgctCTTGCTTGA